A single region of the Brachypodium distachyon strain Bd21 chromosome 3, Brachypodium_distachyon_v3.0, whole genome shotgun sequence genome encodes:
- the LOC100844904 gene encoding F-box/LRR-repeat protein 15 isoform X1 yields MADGGRMKGVEGSGEGAGQDEERDEDAREEPELALSLGRRGWHLPPQPPPAPALRWSMVFSAWDPDASGSSRAAERIWDSPPVPPLRFPDMWRGVRADGDAGGAGETEEHNDDEEEDEIEDGDRDLQNKRPKVRGFGEESPQHSGVNASFFGFEPPHLNAFAEHDHLKLSHCPENELDFGLSLFSNDGGNEIQRETNNQEAGGLEKSGDRNAEGVAIRMDLSDDLLHLIFSFLCQKDLCRAGAACKQWQSACIHEDFWKCLKFENTRISLQNFVNICHRYQNVTDLNLSGVSDADLLVMDAITFLRHLKTLTMGKGHLGEAFFQTLAECPLLNTLTVSDASLGSGIQEVTVNHDGLRELQIVKCRVLRVSIRCPQLQLLSLRRTGMAHVSLNCPQLLELDFQSCHKLSDTAIRQAATACPLLASLDMSSCSCVTDETLREIASACQNLSVLDASNCPNISFESVKLPMLIDLRLSSCEGITSASIGAIYYSRILEALQLDNCSLLTSVSLDMPHLRNISLVHLRKFADLNLRSPVLSYIKVSRCSVLRCVSITSNALQKLVLQKQESLSSLSLQCHNLIDVDLSDCESLTNEICEVFSDGGGCPMLRSLILDNCESLCVVGLNNSSLVNLSLAGCRSMTFLKLACPRLQMVNLDGCDHLERASFCPVGLESLNLGICPKLTVLHIEAPNMSILELKGCGVLSQSSINCPRLTSLDASFCRQLMDDSLSRTAEACPLIEHLILSSCLSIDITGLSSLNCLHMLALLDLSYTFLINLKPVFDSCPQLKVLKLSACKYLSDSSLDPLYRECALPMLTELDLSYSSIGQTAIEELLACCTNLVNVNLNGCTNLHELVCGSDYCSSVDMPIDVCPSYSAPDKTKEINESPYSLLEVLNCTGCPNIKKVVISSVANYLNLSKINLNLSAHLKEVDLKCSNLYNLNLSNCSSLEILKLDCPRLANLQLLACTMLQEEELESALSFCGSLEILNVHSCPKINALDFGRLQAVCPTLKRIQSSLIA; encoded by the exons ATGGCAGACGGGGGTAGGATGAAGGGCGTGGAGGGGAGCGGGGAGGGTGCCGGGCAGGATGAGGAGAGGGATGAAGATGCGCGCGAGGAGCCGGAGCTCGCACTGTCGCTGGGGCGGCGAGGGTGGCACCTGCCCCCGCAacctccgccggcgcccgcgTTGAGATGGTCGATGGTCTTCTCGGCTTGGGACCCTGACGCTTCTGGGAGTTCTCGGGCTGCCGAGAGGATTTGGGACTCACCTCCTGTCCCGCCGCTCAGGTTCCCTGACATGTGGCGTGGTGTTCGTGCAGACGGTGATGCAGGGGGTGCTGGGGAGACTGAGGAGCacaacgacgacgaggaagaggatgagATTGAGGATGGAGATAGGGACCTGCAGAATAAACGTCCAAAGGTGCGAGGCTTTGGCGA AGAAAGCCCACAACATTCTGGTGTTAATGCATCCTTCTTTGGATTTGAACCACCACATTTGAATGCTTTTGCTGAACATGATCATTTGAAGCTGTCACATTGTCCAGAAAATGAATTGGATTTTGGTTTATCACTTTTCTCAAATGATGGTGGGAATGAAATTCAAAGGGAGACCAATAATCAGGAGGCCGGTGGTTTAGAAAAATCAGGTGACAGAAATGCTGAAGGCGTTGCAATAAGAATGGATCTGTCTGATGATCTCTTGCACCTG ATATTTTCCTTCTTGTGCCAGAAGGATTTATGTAGAGCAGGCGCTGCCTGCAAACAGTGGCAATCTGCTTGTATACATGAGGATTTCTGGaagtgtttgaaatttgaGAACACCAGAATATCTCTGCAGAACT TCGTTAATATCTGCCACCGTTATCAGAATGTGACGGATCTCAATTTATCTGGTGTCTCAGATGCTGATTTGCTAGTGATGGATGCAATAACGTTCTTAAG GCACCTTAAGACATTAACAATGGGTAAGGGACACCTAGGAGAGGCATTTTTTCAAACTTTGGCTGAATGCCCATTGCTGAATACTTTAACAGTCAGTGATGCATCCCTTGGTAGTGGCATTCAAGAAGTAACTGTTAATCATGATGGACTGCGTGAACTTCAAATTGTGAAGTGTCGTGTACTCAGAGTATCTATCAG ATGTCCGCAACTTCAACTACTGTCTCTGAGGCGAACTGGCATGGCTCATGTATCACTCAATTGTCCTCAGTTGCTTGAATTAGATTTTCAGTCCTGCCATAAGCTTTCTGACACTGCAATTCGTCAAGCTGCTACAGCGTGTCCACTGTTAGCGTCACTAGATATGTCCTCCTGCTCGTGTGTTACTGATGAGACATTGCGTGAGATAGCTTCTGCATGTCAAAATCTTTCTGTTCTTGATGCATCGAACTGCCCGAACATCTCATTTGAG TCGGTAAAGCTTCCAATGCTGATAGACTTGAGACTATCAAGTTGCGAGGGTATCACATCTGCTTCAATTGGTGCGATATATTATAGTCGTATACTTGAG GCATTGCAACTTGACAATTGTAGTCTGTTGACATCTGTGTCTTTGGATATGCCACATCTCAGGAATATTAGTCTTGTACACCTGCGCAA GTTTGCTGATTTAAACCTGCGAAGTCCTGTGCTTTCTTACATTAAAGTTTCCAGATGTTCAGTACTTCGTTGTGTAAGCATAACATCAAATGCTCTTCAG AAACTGGTGCTTCAAAAGCAAGAGAGCCTGTCTAGTTTATCATTGCAATGCCACAATTTAATTGATGTGGATCTTAGCGATTGTGAATCATTGACAAATGAAATTTGCGAAGTTTTCAGTGATGGAGGTGGTTGCCCTATGCTCAGGTCATTAATTCTTGATAATTGTGAG AGTTTGTGTGTTGTGGGACTGAATAATAGTTCTTTAGTTAATCTCTCACTTGCTGGTTGCCGTTCGATGACATTCCTGAAACTTGCATGCCCAAGGCTTCAAATGGTGAATCTTGATGGTTGTGATCATCTTGAAAGAGCATCATTTTGTCCA GTTGGTCTTGAATCCCTGAATCTCGGAATTTGTCCAAAGCTGACTGTCCTACACATAGAGGCCCCTAATATGTCTATATTGGAGCTGAAGGGTTGTGGTGTACTTTCTCAGTCTTCAATTAATTGTCCTCGATTGACATCTTTAGATGCCTCTTTCTGCAG ACAGCTTATGGATGATTCACTGTCCCGGACAGCAGAGGCATGCCCCCTCATCGAACATCTTATCCTGTCATCATGTTTATCCATTGACATCACTGGATTGTCTTCACTGAATTGCCTTCATATGCTGGCCTTGCTTGACCTATCATATACATTTTTGATCAACTTGAAGCCGGTTTTTGACAGTTGTCCACAGTTAAAG GTCTTGAAACTTTCAGCTTGCAAGTATCTGAGTGATTCTTCTTTAGATCCACTCTACAGAGAGTGTGCTCTCCCAATGCTTACTGAGCTAGATCTATCGTACTCGTCAATTGGGCAGACTGCGATAGAGGAACTTCTTGCATGTTGTACAAATCTGGTTAATGTTAACTTGAACGGTTGCACGAACTTGCATGAATTGGTATGTGGGTCAGATTATTGCTCGTCTGTTGACATGCCAATTGATGTTTGCCCCTCTTATTCCGCACCAGACAAGACTAAAGAGATCAATGAGAGCCCCTATTCTCTGCTTGAAGTCCTCAACTGCACTGGTTGTCCAAACATTAAGAAAGTTGTTATTTCTTCAGTGGCAAACTACCTGAATTTGTCCAAAATCAACCTTAATCTTTCAGCACACTTGAAGGAAGTAGATCTAAAGTGCTCCAATCTTTACAATTTAAACCTGAG caatTGCAGCTCACTAGAGATTCTGAAGCTTGATTGCCCAAGATTGGCTAACCTCCAACTTCTG GCATGTACTATgttgcaagaggaggaactaGAATCTGCACTATCTTTTTGTGGTTCATTGGAGATCCTCAACGTACACTCTTGTCCAAAG ATAAACGCTCTGGATTTTGGCAGACTGCAGGCCGTTTGCCCAACCCTTAAGCGCATCCAGAGCAGCCTCATTGCGTAG
- the LOC100844904 gene encoding F-box/LRR-repeat protein 15 isoform X2, giving the protein MADGGRMKGVEGSGEGAGQDEERDEDAREEPELALSLGRRGWHLPPQPPPAPALRWSMVFSAWDPDASGSSRAAERIWDSPPVPPLRFPDMWRGVRADGDAGGAGETEEHNDDEEEDEIEDGDRDLQNKRPKVRGFGEESPQHSGVNASFFGFEPPHLNAFAEHDHLKLSHCPENELDFGLSLFSNDGGNEIQRETNNQEAGGLEKSGDRNAEGVAIRMDLSDDLLHLIFSFLCQKDLCRAGAACKQWQSACIHEDFWKCLKFENTRISLQNFVNICHRYQNVTDLNLSGVSDADLLVMDAITFLRHLKTLTMGKGHLGEAFFQTLAECPLLNTLTVSDASLGSGIQEVTVNHDGLRELQIVKCRVLRVSIRCPQLQLLSLRRTGMAHVSLNCPQLLELDFQSCHKLSDTAIRQAATACPLLASLDMSSCSCVTDETLREIASACQNLSVLDASNCPNISFESVKLPMLIDLRLSSCEGITSASIGAIYYSRILEALQLDNCSLLTSVSLDMPHLRNISLVHLRKFADLNLRSPVLSYIKVSRCSVLRCVSITSNALQKLVLQKQESLSSLSLQCHNLIDVDLSDCESLTNEICEVFSDGGGCPMLRSLILDNCESLCVVGLNNSSLVNLSLAGCRSMTFLKLACPRLQMVNLDGCDHLERASFCPVGLESLNLGICPKLTVLHIEAPNMSILELKGCGVLSQSSINCPRLTSLDASFCRQLMDDSLSRTAEACPLIEHLILSSCLSIDITGLSSLNCLHMLALLDLSYTFLINLKPVFDSCPQLKVLKLSACKYLSDSSLDPLYRECALPMLTELDLSYSSIGQTAIEELLACCTNLVNVNLNGCTNLHELVCGSDYCSSVDMPIDVCPSYSAPDKTKEINESPYSLLEVLNCTGCPNIKKVVISSVANYLNLSKINLNLSAHLKEVDLKCSNLYNLNLSNCSSLEILKLDCPRLANLQLLACTMLQEEELESALSFCGSLEILNVHSCPKTAGRLPNP; this is encoded by the exons ATGGCAGACGGGGGTAGGATGAAGGGCGTGGAGGGGAGCGGGGAGGGTGCCGGGCAGGATGAGGAGAGGGATGAAGATGCGCGCGAGGAGCCGGAGCTCGCACTGTCGCTGGGGCGGCGAGGGTGGCACCTGCCCCCGCAacctccgccggcgcccgcgTTGAGATGGTCGATGGTCTTCTCGGCTTGGGACCCTGACGCTTCTGGGAGTTCTCGGGCTGCCGAGAGGATTTGGGACTCACCTCCTGTCCCGCCGCTCAGGTTCCCTGACATGTGGCGTGGTGTTCGTGCAGACGGTGATGCAGGGGGTGCTGGGGAGACTGAGGAGCacaacgacgacgaggaagaggatgagATTGAGGATGGAGATAGGGACCTGCAGAATAAACGTCCAAAGGTGCGAGGCTTTGGCGA AGAAAGCCCACAACATTCTGGTGTTAATGCATCCTTCTTTGGATTTGAACCACCACATTTGAATGCTTTTGCTGAACATGATCATTTGAAGCTGTCACATTGTCCAGAAAATGAATTGGATTTTGGTTTATCACTTTTCTCAAATGATGGTGGGAATGAAATTCAAAGGGAGACCAATAATCAGGAGGCCGGTGGTTTAGAAAAATCAGGTGACAGAAATGCTGAAGGCGTTGCAATAAGAATGGATCTGTCTGATGATCTCTTGCACCTG ATATTTTCCTTCTTGTGCCAGAAGGATTTATGTAGAGCAGGCGCTGCCTGCAAACAGTGGCAATCTGCTTGTATACATGAGGATTTCTGGaagtgtttgaaatttgaGAACACCAGAATATCTCTGCAGAACT TCGTTAATATCTGCCACCGTTATCAGAATGTGACGGATCTCAATTTATCTGGTGTCTCAGATGCTGATTTGCTAGTGATGGATGCAATAACGTTCTTAAG GCACCTTAAGACATTAACAATGGGTAAGGGACACCTAGGAGAGGCATTTTTTCAAACTTTGGCTGAATGCCCATTGCTGAATACTTTAACAGTCAGTGATGCATCCCTTGGTAGTGGCATTCAAGAAGTAACTGTTAATCATGATGGACTGCGTGAACTTCAAATTGTGAAGTGTCGTGTACTCAGAGTATCTATCAG ATGTCCGCAACTTCAACTACTGTCTCTGAGGCGAACTGGCATGGCTCATGTATCACTCAATTGTCCTCAGTTGCTTGAATTAGATTTTCAGTCCTGCCATAAGCTTTCTGACACTGCAATTCGTCAAGCTGCTACAGCGTGTCCACTGTTAGCGTCACTAGATATGTCCTCCTGCTCGTGTGTTACTGATGAGACATTGCGTGAGATAGCTTCTGCATGTCAAAATCTTTCTGTTCTTGATGCATCGAACTGCCCGAACATCTCATTTGAG TCGGTAAAGCTTCCAATGCTGATAGACTTGAGACTATCAAGTTGCGAGGGTATCACATCTGCTTCAATTGGTGCGATATATTATAGTCGTATACTTGAG GCATTGCAACTTGACAATTGTAGTCTGTTGACATCTGTGTCTTTGGATATGCCACATCTCAGGAATATTAGTCTTGTACACCTGCGCAA GTTTGCTGATTTAAACCTGCGAAGTCCTGTGCTTTCTTACATTAAAGTTTCCAGATGTTCAGTACTTCGTTGTGTAAGCATAACATCAAATGCTCTTCAG AAACTGGTGCTTCAAAAGCAAGAGAGCCTGTCTAGTTTATCATTGCAATGCCACAATTTAATTGATGTGGATCTTAGCGATTGTGAATCATTGACAAATGAAATTTGCGAAGTTTTCAGTGATGGAGGTGGTTGCCCTATGCTCAGGTCATTAATTCTTGATAATTGTGAG AGTTTGTGTGTTGTGGGACTGAATAATAGTTCTTTAGTTAATCTCTCACTTGCTGGTTGCCGTTCGATGACATTCCTGAAACTTGCATGCCCAAGGCTTCAAATGGTGAATCTTGATGGTTGTGATCATCTTGAAAGAGCATCATTTTGTCCA GTTGGTCTTGAATCCCTGAATCTCGGAATTTGTCCAAAGCTGACTGTCCTACACATAGAGGCCCCTAATATGTCTATATTGGAGCTGAAGGGTTGTGGTGTACTTTCTCAGTCTTCAATTAATTGTCCTCGATTGACATCTTTAGATGCCTCTTTCTGCAG ACAGCTTATGGATGATTCACTGTCCCGGACAGCAGAGGCATGCCCCCTCATCGAACATCTTATCCTGTCATCATGTTTATCCATTGACATCACTGGATTGTCTTCACTGAATTGCCTTCATATGCTGGCCTTGCTTGACCTATCATATACATTTTTGATCAACTTGAAGCCGGTTTTTGACAGTTGTCCACAGTTAAAG GTCTTGAAACTTTCAGCTTGCAAGTATCTGAGTGATTCTTCTTTAGATCCACTCTACAGAGAGTGTGCTCTCCCAATGCTTACTGAGCTAGATCTATCGTACTCGTCAATTGGGCAGACTGCGATAGAGGAACTTCTTGCATGTTGTACAAATCTGGTTAATGTTAACTTGAACGGTTGCACGAACTTGCATGAATTGGTATGTGGGTCAGATTATTGCTCGTCTGTTGACATGCCAATTGATGTTTGCCCCTCTTATTCCGCACCAGACAAGACTAAAGAGATCAATGAGAGCCCCTATTCTCTGCTTGAAGTCCTCAACTGCACTGGTTGTCCAAACATTAAGAAAGTTGTTATTTCTTCAGTGGCAAACTACCTGAATTTGTCCAAAATCAACCTTAATCTTTCAGCACACTTGAAGGAAGTAGATCTAAAGTGCTCCAATCTTTACAATTTAAACCTGAG caatTGCAGCTCACTAGAGATTCTGAAGCTTGATTGCCCAAGATTGGCTAACCTCCAACTTCTG GCATGTACTATgttgcaagaggaggaactaGAATCTGCACTATCTTTTTGTGGTTCATTGGAGATCCTCAACGTACACTCTTGTCCAAAG ACTGCAGGCCGTTTGCCCAACCCTTAA